Below is a window of Plasmodium sp. gorilla clade G2 genome assembly, chromosome: 14 DNA.
TAAATGGAAATAATGAGATAATACATAAAAGATGTAATGAGGAGATAGAAAAGAAATGTAATGGTAATAACaaatgcatatatttttttgaatatgaAATTCGAAAAAAGACTCAATCATTTAGAAATAAGAATAGTATAGAAATAAGTGAATGTGTAGAATCAGAACAGAATGAAGTGAAAACATCTACGACTTGTTTATTAAGCAATAGTTTTATTTTAGATGAAGCATTTAttcaatatttcttttttattaagaataaaaatgagGAACCTGTTGTTTGTAAAGATGGTAATATCAATATTAAAAGTGCACTTTTACATTCCCCTTTTTgtgaaataaaattaaaagatatatcagaatatattagaaaaaaatgtgataataataaagaatgtTTAATAGATCCATTAGATGTACAAAAAACcttattaaatgaagaagatccatgttatattaataattcgTATGTGTCAGTTAATGTTGTATGTAATAAAGAAGGAGGAGAAACTGCAGATGCAAGTACAGATTCTGCATTAAATGACGAAGATGAAAATGTTAAAGGTATGATGTCTTCATCACAAGAAATCAattctaataataatgatgaaaatttaaatcaagataatacaaatgatgatgatgataataatatatcttctattaataaaaatgaagatatgaAAGATATACAATATGGAGATTCAAAAGATGTTAATAATACAGACATTCttgttaataataaagaaaataaagaactTGTATTAAGAGAGAAATCAAGTTTAACAtctaaaattaataaagaattaGCACATAGAACTGCTCTTTTCAATAAATTAGGTGATAATATATCAGCATTATTGAATAACAAATATGATTCTTTTGATATTAAAGATGTATTAGAAGATAGatataatgaaatgaaaCGTGATACAAATCCAGAtgtatattacatttatttaatgGACACATTagatattgaaaaaatagaAGATATAAATTTAGAAGAAGTTAAAATGTCTTTATTAgcattattaaaagaaactATGAATAAAATCGAAACTATAGAAAAAAGaattgatgaaaataaaaataaatatatttcattatataataaagttaAAACAACAATGCCAGAACTATTTGATTTAAATGAAGATTtggttttattatataatgatttcCCTTTTGATAATGGTATGATTTCatctgatatattttttaagtatAATCCAAGTGAAGAATTTATAGATCATAATGAAATGATAAAGAAAGGTTCAATAACTGAAGATGAATTAAGACTTATTAATGATTTAGAACCATTAGATAattatagaagaaaaaaaagaattacagaattaagaaaaatacttgttgaaaaattaagaatcttatatttagaaaaaaataacttATTTAATACACAAGCTAGTTGTATAAAATCTTATTGTTATAAAAACCCATTGAATCTAAGAAaattagaaatattattaaagaaaaattattatagattaaaagaaaataaagattaTGATGTTCAATCAAGTATTCTACAACATCTTGATAATGTTAatgtaaacaaaaaaaataaatggtTAACAAATAAAAGAACACTTAAAAAATTACAAGTACTTTTAGCTGAaggatataaaagaataaacgaaaaagaaaaagaaattgatAGAAGAATGGCTGTATATAATGCTCTATATGAAAAAGCACAATCATATAATttacaaaaattatttaatgatagtaatgatttcttaaaaaaatattctataATTGGTAATTCTATTGATGATGGAGATGAAGTATTTGGAAATCAAGCATCCaactttaatatttttgatagTACTAACACTGATCAAAATAATGAACAAGAACAATCCAAAGAAGATCATCATCAACAAATAGATAATAAACCTGATCCTACGTCAGAATTtaataaggaaaataaagatgaaaCAACCGATGAAGAAACTCACAAAGAGACAGAAGAAAAATCAGATCAACAACCTTCTGAAAGAAatgttgaaataaaaaacgAAGATGGAAATgatcaaaatgaaaatgtagAACAAGTTGAAACGGAAAGTAAACTTTCTGAAGAAgctaatgaagaaaataaagacaATATACCAACATCAACAGATGAAGTAACTGATGAGTTACAACAgaatgatgaagatgatgtaGCTGACAAACAAGATGCTGAAACTGTAGAAaaggaagaagaagaagaaggagaagaagaagaaaaggaaaaagaagaagaaaaagaagaagaagaaaaagaaaaagaagaagaaaaagaagaagaaaaagaagaagaagaaaaagacgAACAAAAAGACGAACAAAAAGATGAATTAAAAGACGAACAAAAAGACGAACAAAAAGATGAATCAAGTGAAACAACTACCGAAACAGTATCTAAccttgaagaaaataaaaatgaagtaaAAGGAGAAGAAGAATTACAAGGATCAGAACAAACAGTAGAAGCATCTGAATCATCTCAAAAAGATGATGCTAAAGAAACAGAtgataaagaagaagaagtaaatgcaaatgatgatgattctgatgatgatgatactTCAAATGAAGCAAAAAAACCTGATAATGGAAGTTCATTTTTCTTTGCTATGAGTAATGCACTCTTAGtaattttacttttattatttatagaattcctataatttctataaaatacttttttttttttttttttttataatttgattatataaattttttatattaattattttacttttattacgtatatatgtatgaatataaataaaaatatatatattaaacatatttatattttctcatatatgcatttatttatacataaatatatatataatatatatatattatgtacacatttattatcttttatttcaatttttttctcttttttttttttttttttcaagtgaatattaaatttaaattacaCACTTTTCATAGCATTGAAAACCATTTATGTAaacacatatttatatatattcatttatatatatatttatttatatatatattcatttatatatatattcatttatatacaataacaaaaattgaaataaaagaataaaatatattatttatgatatagtattttataaaatataaatataatttattttcttacaATTGCAATAGTCTTGTAAAttcatctttttttctttgattgttttttttcaacTTATCAATCCTATTTtggtatataatatttacctataaataaataaataaatatatatatatatatatatatatatacatttatttatttatttatttatttatttttattggattataattttatgttcaggttttatattatttcatattttataaacaatTGCATACTTCTGCAATCTCCTTTTctgaatttattttttcctgtTCCATCATTTCTTcagtat
It encodes the following:
- a CDS encoding surface protein P113, producing the protein MKIPFFTLHILLLQFLLICLIRCYVHNDVIKFGEENSLKCSQGNLYVLHCEVQCLNGNNEIIHKRCNEEIEKKCNGNNKCIYFFEYEIRKKTQSFRNKNSIEISECVESEQNEVKTSTTCLLSNSFILDEAFIQYFFFIKNKNEEPVVCKDGNINIKSALLHSPFCEIKLKDISEYIRKKCDNNKECLIDPLDVQKTLLNEEDPCYINNSYVSVNVVCNKEGGETADASTDSALNDEDENVKGMMSSSQEINSNNNDENLNQDNTNDDDDNNISSINKNEDMKDIQYGDSKDVNNTDILVNNKENKELVLREKSSLTSKINKELAHRTALFNKLGDNISALLNNKYDSFDIKDVLEDRYNEMKRDTNPDVYYIYLMDTLDIEKIEDINLEEVKMSLLALLKETMNKIETIEKRIDENKNKYISLYNKVKTTMPELFDLNEDLVLLYNDFPFDNGMISSDIFFKYNPSEEFIDHNEMIKKGSITEDELRLINDLEPLDNYRRKKRITELRKILVEKLRILYLEKNNLFNTQASCIKSYCYKNPLNLRKLEILLKKNYYRLKENKDYDVQSSILQHLDNVNVNKKNKWLTNKRTLKKLQVLLAEGYKRINEKEKEIDRRMAVYNALYEKAQSYNLQKLFNDSNDFLKKYSIIGNSIDDGDEVFGNQASNFNIFDSTNTDQNNEQEQSKEDHHQQIDNKPDPTSEFNKENKDETTDEETHKETEEKSDQQPSERNVEIKNEDGNDQNENVEQVETESKLSEEANEENKDNIPTSTDEVTDELQQNDEDDVADKQDAETVEKEEEEEGEEEEKEKEEEKEEEEKEKEEEKEEEKEEEEKDEQKDEQKDELKDEQKDEQKDESSETTTETVSNLEENKNEVKGEEELQGSEQTVEASESSQKDDAKETDDKEEEVNANDDDSDDDDTSNEAKKPDNGSSFFFAMSNALLVILLLLFIEFL